One Paenarthrobacter aurescens TC1 DNA window includes the following coding sequences:
- a CDS encoding putative oxidoreductase, translated as MTQRHITIVGAGQSGLQLGIGLLDAGYQVTTISNRTPEEIHEGKVASSQCIFHNALEHERALGLDFWPDAPTVDGISFTIPHPELPGEKAISWASRLDNHAKSIDQRVKFPRFMEEFTARGGELVFEDAGVAELEKYTQNSDLVIVAAGKGEIAQLFTRDAERSTYDAPQRALALTYVKGLTPREDYSAVSFNLIPGVGEYFVFPALTTTGPCEIMVFEGVPGGPMDSWKGLSPEEHLENSKNILKTFLPWEAERATDVELTDPNGVLHGRFAPTVRHPIATLPSGRQVLGLADVVVLNDPITGQGSNNASKCAASYLDSITRYGGGAYDANFMQATFERYWDYAQHVAHWTNALLAPPPPHVLELLGAANSEPAIAHRFANGFNHPPEFQDWFMYPDKAASYLADLSAAKVS; from the coding sequence ATGACGCAACGCCACATCACCATCGTCGGTGCCGGCCAGTCCGGGCTACAGCTCGGCATCGGACTGCTGGACGCCGGCTACCAAGTGACAACCATTTCCAACCGCACACCCGAAGAGATACATGAAGGCAAGGTTGCCTCCAGCCAGTGCATCTTCCACAACGCCTTGGAACACGAGCGGGCACTCGGCTTGGACTTCTGGCCCGATGCTCCCACCGTGGACGGCATCTCGTTCACCATCCCCCACCCCGAACTGCCGGGCGAGAAGGCGATCAGCTGGGCCTCACGCCTGGATAACCACGCCAAGTCGATCGACCAGCGCGTGAAGTTCCCGCGGTTCATGGAGGAGTTCACAGCACGCGGCGGAGAGCTCGTCTTCGAAGACGCCGGCGTTGCCGAGCTGGAGAAGTACACGCAGAACTCGGACCTGGTGATTGTGGCCGCCGGCAAGGGCGAGATCGCGCAACTGTTCACCCGTGACGCGGAACGCAGCACCTACGATGCGCCGCAGCGTGCCCTGGCCTTAACCTACGTGAAGGGCTTGACGCCGCGCGAGGACTACTCGGCGGTCTCGTTCAACCTGATCCCCGGCGTTGGCGAGTACTTCGTCTTCCCGGCGCTCACCACCACCGGCCCCTGCGAAATCATGGTCTTCGAAGGGGTTCCGGGCGGGCCAATGGACTCGTGGAAGGGACTCTCGCCCGAGGAACATTTGGAAAACTCCAAAAACATCCTTAAGACCTTCCTGCCGTGGGAAGCCGAGCGCGCCACGGATGTGGAACTCACCGATCCCAACGGCGTCCTCCATGGCAGGTTTGCGCCCACCGTCCGCCACCCCATTGCCACGCTGCCCAGCGGCAGGCAGGTACTAGGCCTGGCCGACGTCGTGGTTTTGAACGATCCGATCACGGGGCAGGGTTCCAACAACGCGAGCAAATGCGCGGCGTCGTACTTGGACAGCATCACCCGGTACGGCGGTGGCGCCTACGATGCAAACTTCATGCAGGCCACTTTTGAGCGCTATTGGGATTACGCGCAGCACGTTGCACACTGGACGAATGCCCTCCTGGCTCCGCCTCCGCCCCATGTCCTCGAGCTCTTGGGGGCTGCGAACAGCGAGCCGGCTATCGCGCATCGCTTCGCCAACGGCTTCAACCACCCACCGGAATTCCAGGACTGGTTCATGTACCCGGATAAAGCCGCGAGCTACCTCGCGGATTTGTCTGCGGCCAAAGTTTCGTAG
- a CDS encoding oxidoreductase, short chain dehydrogenase/reductase family (identified by match to protein family HMM PF00106): MSGLDGRTAIVTGGATKVGQGVVTSLRDAGATVVVADIAPDGDTLTKALGEGIHYSHTDITDDAAVSELVEETVALYGGLDILVNLACTYKDDGAASGRADWLEALNVNLVSAVVASNAARPHLKASGHGAIINFTSISSSVAQTGRWLYPASKAALVQVTRSMAVDFAEDGIRVNSVSPGWVWSNIMDSLSNGNLEKTDSVAAPFHALKRVGRPHEVGDVVAFLASDQASFVTGADWAVDGGYSALGPERAEETIPLLAAN; the protein is encoded by the coding sequence ATGTCAGGACTCGACGGCAGGACAGCAATCGTCACCGGTGGGGCAACCAAGGTGGGGCAAGGAGTGGTGACCTCATTGCGCGACGCCGGAGCCACGGTGGTGGTTGCGGATATAGCTCCCGACGGCGACACCCTCACCAAAGCTCTCGGGGAAGGGATCCACTATTCCCACACGGACATCACCGACGACGCCGCAGTCAGCGAACTCGTGGAAGAAACCGTGGCCCTCTACGGCGGGCTCGACATCCTGGTAAACCTCGCCTGTACCTACAAGGACGACGGCGCAGCGTCCGGCCGCGCCGACTGGCTCGAGGCACTCAACGTCAACCTCGTCAGCGCAGTGGTGGCCAGCAACGCAGCCCGCCCCCACCTCAAGGCCTCCGGGCACGGTGCCATCATCAACTTCACCTCGATCTCCAGCTCAGTAGCCCAAACCGGCCGTTGGCTATACCCGGCGAGCAAAGCCGCGCTGGTGCAAGTCACCCGGAGCATGGCCGTGGACTTCGCAGAAGACGGCATCCGAGTGAATTCCGTCAGCCCAGGCTGGGTCTGGAGCAACATCATGGACTCACTCAGCAACGGGAATCTCGAAAAAACAGACTCGGTGGCGGCCCCCTTCCACGCACTCAAGCGGGTCGGCCGCCCCCACGAGGTGGGTGACGTCGTCGCGTTCCTCGCCAGCGACCAAGCAAGTTTTGTGACCGGCGCAGATTGGGCCGTCGACGGCGGCTATTCCGCCTTGGGCCCGGAACGCGCCGAAGAGACCATTCCCCTGCTCGCAGCAAACTAA
- a CDS encoding hypothetical protein (identified by Glimmer2; putative) codes for MKNIKVVHDRRDEWDQRHFELWAAELQARETHLTSAAWVGWHEEEEDPA; via the coding sequence GTGAAGAACATCAAAGTGGTACACGACCGCAGGGACGAGTGGGATCAACGCCACTTCGAACTCTGGGCGGCGGAGCTTCAGGCCAGGGAAACCCACCTCACTTCCGCAGCGTGGGTTGGTTGGCATGAAGAAGAGGAAGACCCTGCGTAA